A genomic stretch from Longimicrobiales bacterium includes:
- a CDS encoding helix-hairpin-helix domain-containing protein: ALESAGYTSFLDIIDLEREDLLRVPGIAAEQADNLLQLIESLTVEEGASDDAQAVEGAPTDEELEEAKQLAADVLGLPMPERKTPAPSTEDAGQSSG; encoded by the coding sequence GGCCCTCGAGAGTGCCGGATATACTAGCTTTTTGGACATCATCGACCTTGAACGCGAGGATCTCCTGCGCGTTCCCGGGATTGCCGCAGAGCAGGCGGACAACCTGCTTCAGCTCATTGAGTCGCTGACGGTCGAAGAGGGTGCCAGCGACGATGCACAGGCCGTCGAGGGTGCACCGACCGACGAGGAGCTGGAAGAGGCGAAGCAGCTGGCGGCCGACGTGCTCGGCCTGCCGATGCCGGAACGGAAGACGCCCGCTCCATCGACGGAGGATGCGGGACAGTCGTCCGGGTGA
- a CDS encoding ribosomal L7Ae/L30e/S12e/Gadd45 family protein, with the protein MRDSRPGDSAPERGRPETRPDARARPDRALGLLGMATRAGAVVPGTERVREAARAGTLRLAVMASDASDNSRGKLLPLLTARGISHVIRYERSALGAAIGRGPVSAVGVVDAALADRLMAILGERGVEGIG; encoded by the coding sequence ATGCGGGACAGTCGTCCGGGTGATTCTGCGCCCGAGCGCGGACGCCCGGAGACGCGGCCGGACGCGCGGGCGCGGCCGGATCGTGCGCTCGGACTCCTCGGGATGGCGACCCGTGCCGGTGCCGTAGTGCCCGGCACGGAACGCGTCCGGGAGGCCGCTCGCGCGGGCACGCTCCGTCTGGCGGTAATGGCGTCGGACGCCTCGGATAACAGTCGCGGGAAACTGCTGCCGCTGCTCACTGCACGCGGCATATCCCACGTGATCCGATATGAACGCAGTGCACTGGGCGCGGCCATCGGTCGCGGCCCGGTGAGTGCCGTCGGGGTAGTCGATGCCGCCCTGGCGGATCGGCTCATGGCGATACTGGGCGAGCGCGGTGTAGAAGGTATCGGGTAG
- the infB gene encoding translation initiation factor IF-2: MRVYEAAREFKVEPEKMLAILRTMGARVTSEASQVDDATVAKLRARLERERRAGHTDLEESLEAVVEDAQPAGRRRRRKKEDLPEPVVEEPAAVEAEADSTVDAAADAAEAIAAEAAETAAAEGEDVTQPIEEAAARPEVTIVPAEAQAEPTPEVEVEPEPEPAAEAPEAEPTEPEELTPAASAEPAAEEEPARPARQQPTAEQRPKLRRAAEVLGKTPPRGASPSPAASAAPGGQVRIQAEGFTADGRRAVGGPTPSSGAGTSAGGGGKKDKKKKKQRRVDQDAVQENIARVMTELKTGGKKRRHRREESPGRVEREAERKRVAAEEATIVRVNEFLTVAELAELIDVSATQIVGSAFKNLGLLVTINQRLDFDQIELLLEEFGFRAVREEEYAGDLTDEETTVDAPEDLEWRPPIVTIMGHVDHGKTSLLDYIRKTNVIAGESGGITQHIGAYHVELQDGRKITFLDTPGHAAFTAMRARGAELTDLVVLVVAADDSVMPQTIEAISHAKNAGVPIIVAVNKIDLPGAEPSKIKQDLLQHGVVVEEFGGQILAAEVSAKKGTGVPDLLDKILLQSEMLDLKANPARTAQGTVVEAQLDVGKGPVATVLVTNGTLSVGDSFVCGHYDGRVRAMLDERGKPVQKAGPGIPVVVLGIAGVPGAGDSLIVMDPERASEIAGTRQRLEREKQLRIKGRGVKLTDISRILAEGKTAMLNLIIKGDVDGSVQALSDSLLQLGTQEVQVDVIHRGVGAINESDVLLATTAGAIVIGFHVRPTAEARAVAAREGVDIKLYNIIYEAVEDVRSALEGMLTPEEKEVLLGVAEVRQLFKVPRVGTVAGCYVTEGVLDRKGRVRVVRDAVQVYEGELGSLKRFKDDVREVREGFECGLNVEGFNDVKVGDHIECYRVESVARTLAGAAARE, from the coding sequence ATGCGGGTTTACGAAGCAGCGAGAGAGTTCAAGGTCGAGCCGGAGAAGATGCTGGCTATTCTCCGGACGATGGGTGCGCGGGTTACCTCCGAGGCGTCGCAGGTCGATGATGCCACGGTAGCGAAGCTGCGCGCCCGTCTCGAGCGCGAGCGACGCGCCGGACACACCGACCTGGAGGAGTCCCTCGAGGCGGTCGTGGAAGACGCGCAGCCTGCCGGCCGGCGGCGCCGGCGGAAGAAGGAGGATCTGCCGGAGCCCGTCGTCGAGGAGCCCGCAGCGGTAGAAGCGGAGGCGGACAGCACCGTCGATGCAGCTGCCGATGCTGCCGAGGCCATCGCCGCCGAAGCGGCCGAGACGGCAGCTGCGGAAGGCGAGGATGTCACGCAGCCGATCGAGGAGGCCGCGGCACGGCCCGAGGTCACGATCGTGCCGGCGGAAGCGCAGGCGGAGCCCACACCGGAAGTGGAGGTCGAGCCGGAGCCTGAGCCGGCCGCGGAGGCGCCTGAGGCGGAGCCGACGGAGCCGGAGGAGCTGACACCGGCTGCGAGTGCCGAGCCGGCCGCTGAAGAAGAGCCGGCCCGTCCCGCGCGGCAGCAGCCGACCGCGGAGCAGCGGCCGAAGCTGCGTCGCGCCGCGGAAGTGCTGGGCAAGACGCCGCCGCGCGGCGCAAGCCCGTCACCGGCCGCGAGTGCGGCACCCGGTGGGCAGGTCCGCATTCAGGCGGAGGGCTTCACGGCCGACGGCCGGCGCGCCGTGGGCGGCCCGACCCCGTCGAGCGGTGCCGGCACCAGTGCGGGCGGCGGCGGCAAGAAGGACAAGAAGAAGAAGAAGCAGCGCCGGGTCGACCAGGACGCCGTGCAGGAGAACATCGCGCGCGTCATGACGGAGCTCAAGACGGGCGGCAAGAAGCGCCGTCATCGTCGCGAGGAGTCACCGGGCCGTGTCGAGCGGGAAGCCGAGCGCAAGCGCGTCGCCGCGGAAGAGGCGACGATCGTCCGCGTCAACGAGTTCCTGACCGTGGCAGAGCTGGCTGAGCTGATCGACGTATCGGCAACCCAGATCGTCGGCAGCGCGTTCAAGAACCTCGGCCTGCTCGTCACGATCAACCAGCGCCTGGATTTCGACCAGATCGAGCTGCTCCTGGAGGAGTTCGGATTCCGCGCGGTCCGCGAGGAGGAGTACGCCGGCGATCTCACGGATGAAGAGACGACGGTGGATGCTCCGGAGGATCTCGAGTGGCGGCCACCGATCGTGACCATCATGGGTCACGTTGATCACGGCAAGACGTCGCTGCTCGACTACATCCGGAAGACGAACGTGATCGCGGGCGAGTCGGGCGGCATTACACAGCACATCGGCGCATATCACGTGGAGCTGCAGGACGGTCGCAAGATCACGTTCCTGGACACGCCCGGCCACGCCGCGTTCACCGCGATGCGTGCACGCGGCGCGGAGCTGACCGACCTGGTCGTGCTCGTCGTTGCCGCGGACGACTCGGTCATGCCGCAGACGATCGAGGCCATCAGCCACGCCAAGAATGCGGGCGTGCCGATCATCGTCGCGGTCAACAAGATCGATCTGCCCGGCGCGGAGCCGTCGAAGATCAAGCAGGACCTGCTCCAGCACGGTGTCGTCGTCGAGGAGTTCGGCGGACAGATCCTGGCAGCGGAGGTGAGCGCCAAGAAGGGCACCGGCGTGCCGGACCTGCTCGACAAGATCCTGCTCCAGTCCGAGATGCTGGACCTGAAGGCCAATCCGGCGCGCACAGCACAGGGCACGGTGGTGGAGGCACAGCTCGACGTCGGCAAGGGCCCCGTCGCGACCGTGCTCGTGACGAACGGCACGCTCAGTGTCGGTGACTCGTTCGTGTGCGGCCATTACGACGGCCGCGTCCGCGCGATGCTCGACGAGCGCGGCAAGCCGGTGCAGAAGGCCGGACCCGGGATTCCGGTCGTCGTTCTCGGCATCGCGGGCGTGCCGGGCGCCGGCGACAGCCTGATCGTCATGGATCCGGAGCGGGCCAGTGAGATCGCTGGCACGCGTCAGCGCCTGGAGCGCGAGAAGCAGCTGCGCATCAAGGGCCGCGGCGTGAAGCTGACGGACATCAGCCGCATCCTTGCCGAAGGCAAGACGGCCATGCTCAACCTGATCATCAAGGGTGACGTGGACGGCTCCGTGCAGGCGCTCTCCGACTCACTGCTGCAGCTCGGCACACAGGAAGTGCAGGTCGACGTGATCCACCGCGGCGTCGGTGCGATCAACGAGTCGGACGTGCTGCTCGCGACAACGGCCGGCGCGATCGTCATCGGCTTCCACGTGCGACCGACCGCCGAAGCGCGGGCCGTGGCCGCACGCGAGGGCGTGGACATCAAGCTGTACAACATCATTTACGAGGCGGTCGAGGATGTACGCTCGGCGCTCGAAGGGATGCTCACGCCGGAAGAGAAGGAAGTGCTGCTGGGTGTCGCCGAGGTGCGACAGCTGTTCAAGGTGCCCCGGGTCGGTACGGTGGCCGGCTGCTACGTCACCGAGGGTGTGCTCGACCGGAAGGGCAGGGTGCGCGTCGTGCGCGACGCCGTCCAGGTCTACGAGGGTGAGCTGGGCAGTCTCAAGCGGTTCAAGGACGATGTACGCGAGGTCCGCGAGGGCTTCGAGTGCGGCCTGAACGTCGAAGGCTTCAACGACGTGAAGGTCGGCGATCACATCGAGTGTTACCGCGTCGAGTCGGTTGCGCGCACGCTCGCCGGCGCCGCCGCGCGGGAATAG
- a CDS encoding DUF503 domain-containing protein encodes MVVGVIVWELEVFGAQSLKDKRRVVKSLKERLQSRFHVSAAETRHQDLWQRAEISACVVSGEQRHVDEVLDSMDRLVTGDMRARVIQSRRSYCQ; translated from the coding sequence GTGGTAGTGGGGGTGATCGTCTGGGAGCTCGAGGTGTTCGGCGCCCAGTCCCTGAAGGACAAGCGGCGCGTCGTGAAGAGCCTGAAAGAGAGGCTGCAGAGCCGGTTTCACGTATCTGCCGCCGAGACGAGGCACCAGGATCTCTGGCAACGCGCCGAGATCTCCGCATGTGTTGTCAGCGGGGAGCAGCGCCACGTCGACGAGGTGCTGGATAGCATGGACCGGCTCGTCACAGGCGATATGCGGGCCCGCGTCATACAGTCGCGACGCAGCTATTGTCAGTAA
- the rbfA gene encoding 30S ribosome-binding factor RbfA encodes MAKKRIARVNEQIRRELTSLLQRDVRDPRIGVVTVTAVETSPDLYHAKVFYSVMGSEEDRASAAEGLRAAAGFLRTEIGRRMHIRRAPELHFTYDDTLQHAMHIERLLKEALAGSGGSDDDGMDVDGSRSPDDAAGPDDTAQPGGAADPDDLQGEHGGS; translated from the coding sequence ATGGCAAAAAAGAGAATCGCGCGCGTGAACGAACAGATCCGGCGCGAGTTGACGTCTCTGCTGCAGCGCGACGTGCGTGATCCGCGGATCGGCGTCGTCACGGTCACGGCTGTCGAGACCAGCCCGGATCTCTATCACGCGAAGGTGTTCTACAGCGTGATGGGGTCGGAGGAAGACCGCGCGAGTGCAGCAGAGGGGCTGCGCGCGGCCGCTGGCTTCCTGCGCACCGAGATCGGCAGGCGCATGCACATCCGGCGCGCGCCGGAACTCCATTTCACATACGACGATACGCTTCAGCACGCGATGCATATCGAGCGACTGCTGAAGGAGGCGCTCGCGGGAAGTGGCGGCTCCGACGACGACGGGATGGACGTGGACGGAAGCCGCTCTCCAGACGACGCAGCCGGTCCCGACGATACAGCGCAGCCGGGGGGTGCAGCCGATCCGGATGATCTCCAAGGGGAGCATGGCGGGAGCTGA
- the truB gene encoding tRNA pseudouridine(55) synthase TruB yields the protein MISKGSMAGADLPLEGVLPIDKPTGPTSHDMVARARRALGTRRVGHTGTLDPFASGLLLLCIGRATRIAEYLSGMDKRYSAVVRLGVSTGTLDATGAVTAEHDTTGITRAAVENALALQRGAILQVPPAYSAKKIRGERAYAMARQGRDVELDAVPVTIHELTVTRVELPDVHIDVTCGSGTYIRAIARDLGDALGVGAHLTALRRTAVGPHSVDRAVTADELDTRPDRVAASMIPTLDALGAMPHIALSDDDVAHIRHGRAIVCDTDAIGAVALEADGELVAIAEADAGRIRPRKVFL from the coding sequence ATGATCTCCAAGGGGAGCATGGCGGGAGCTGACCTCCCGCTCGAGGGCGTGCTACCCATCGACAAGCCCACCGGTCCGACGTCACACGACATGGTGGCGCGGGCGCGCCGCGCACTCGGTACCCGGCGGGTCGGGCACACCGGCACGCTCGATCCATTCGCATCGGGGCTCCTGCTGCTCTGCATTGGCCGCGCGACGCGCATCGCCGAATATCTGAGCGGCATGGACAAGCGCTACAGCGCGGTCGTGCGTCTTGGCGTCAGCACCGGCACACTCGATGCGACCGGCGCCGTCACGGCGGAGCACGACACGACCGGCATTACCCGCGCTGCCGTCGAGAACGCGCTCGCGCTCCAGCGCGGCGCCATCCTCCAGGTGCCCCCGGCGTATTCTGCCAAGAAGATTCGCGGTGAGCGCGCCTACGCCATGGCGCGACAGGGCCGGGACGTGGAGCTCGACGCGGTGCCGGTGACGATTCATGAGCTGACAGTCACCCGCGTCGAGCTCCCCGATGTGCACATCGATGTGACGTGCGGCAGCGGCACGTACATCCGGGCGATCGCGCGGGACCTGGGCGATGCGCTCGGCGTCGGTGCCCATCTCACCGCGCTGCGTCGGACCGCCGTCGGCCCCCACTCCGTCGACCGCGCCGTGACGGCCGATGAGCTCGATACCCGGCCCGACAGGGTCGCCGCTTCGATGATCCCCACGCTCGACGCGCTTGGCGCCATGCCGCACATTGCGTTGTCCGACGATGACGTCGCGCATATTCGCCATGGTCGCGCCATCGTGTGTGACACGGACGCGATCGGCGCTGTCGCGCTCGAGGCGGATGGTGAGCTGGTGGCGATCGCAGAGGCCGACGCAGGACGCATCCGCCCGCGCAAGGTGTTCCTGTGA